The proteins below are encoded in one region of Sporosarcina sp. FSL K6-1508:
- a CDS encoding helix-turn-helix domain-containing protein, translating to MQLNDYPEVLTVKDIQTILGIGQSKAYGIARSGDFHTIRIGTMIKIPKHTFIQWLNGSRN from the coding sequence ATGCAGCTAAATGATTATCCTGAAGTCCTTACTGTAAAAGACATTCAAACCATTCTAGGCATCGGCCAATCAAAGGCATACGGAATCGCTCGCTCTGGCGACTTCCACACAATCCGTATTGGCACCATGATTAAAATCCCAAAGCACACATTTATTCAATGGCTAAACGGTTCACGTAACTAG
- a CDS encoding rolling circle replication-associated protein has product MTYNTAKLSGSLLETVSRSHPPKAFNRNGGRKSKVEQSLSTYISDEEHALEIKAHSINNTIRTFKRYVFANFSKGFTLLTLTFNDACDFDVTDISICKDKFTLYWKNLKRSKPLVGVDLRYLGVQEFQQNGHVHFHILCHIPLRYTEHLQSKWVHGHLHSRRSTKDPLSTRKIANYLKKGISDEKLSNEKHRYMRSRNLETPIVITINNNKLSQFILANNSELIYTFDHEYGFTYSQYITDLTADDLNAFAESGNEDELLSILDKLKSINDPNLLQTTY; this is encoded by the coding sequence ATGACATATAACACAGCAAAATTAAGCGGTAGTTTACTTGAAACAGTTAGTCGCTCACATCCACCGAAAGCATTTAATAGAAATGGTGGCCGGAAATCTAAAGTAGAGCAATCACTTTCAACTTATATATCAGATGAAGAACATGCATTAGAAATAAAAGCGCATTCCATTAATAATACAATTCGGACATTTAAACGCTATGTATTCGCTAACTTCTCTAAAGGCTTTACATTACTAACACTTACATTCAATGATGCTTGTGATTTTGATGTAACAGATATTTCTATCTGTAAAGACAAGTTCACTTTATATTGGAAAAATCTCAAGCGCTCTAAACCACTTGTAGGTGTCGATTTACGTTATTTAGGTGTACAAGAATTTCAACAAAACGGACATGTTCACTTTCATATTCTCTGTCATATACCGTTACGTTATACCGAGCATTTGCAGTCAAAGTGGGTTCACGGACATCTACATAGCAGACGCTCTACCAAGGATCCTCTTTCAACTCGCAAAATTGCAAATTATTTAAAGAAAGGTATTTCCGACGAAAAGCTATCTAATGAAAAGCATCGTTATATGCGCAGCCGTAATTTAGAAACACCTATCGTTATCACAATCAATAACAACAAGCTGTCACAATTTATTCTCGCTAATAATAGCGAGCTTATTTATACATTTGATCATGAGTATGGCTTTACTTACAGCCAATATATTACCGATTTAACTGCCGATGACCTAAACGCATTTGCCGAAAGTGGTAATGAAGATGAATTGCTCTCTATACTAGATAAATTAAAATCAATCAACGACCCGAATCTATTACAAACAACATACTAA
- a CDS encoding type I restriction-modification system subunit M, with the protein MINFQDKVSFIWSIAEILRGPFKPEDYGKVVLPLAVLRRFDCVLDSTKEEVLASAEKFASMNEDAREPILNRVSKQNFHNTSKYDFNKLLSDADNIADNLRDYINGFSRVARDIMDHFDFDRQIDKLDQNEMLYLTIKRFSEIDLHPEVVSNIDMGYVFEELIRRFNENAEAGDHYTPREVIRLMTHLLFLHDDASILTKQGLTQTLYDAAAGTGGMGSVAQEYLASINPSAHLEFFGQEINPESYAICKSDLLIKGEDAKNIRLGNTLSNDQFSREKYDYLISNPPYGVDWKSYQKPILDEHDKQGFDGRFGPGTPRSSDGQLLFLLHLISKMKPVTAENPQGSRLAIIMNGSPLFTGDAGSGESEIRKYVLENDLVEGIVAMPNDLFYNTGIATYIWILTNDKAPLRKGKVQLVNAVEFSKKMKKSMGSKRNEISEEQLNEIVRLYGDFKEGEHIKIFDNEDFGYAKIKVERPLRLNFQVSEERIARVVEEKSFSNLASSKKKGDAGLSEIEAGKELQTNIIAVLRGLQSDELFKNREAFTKVLKDALKAANITIGAPVLKAILAGFAEKDETADVCMKNKTDIEPDSDLRDTESVPLKESIHEYFARAVLPHVTDAWIDETKTKVGYEIPFTRQFYKYTALRSSAEVMYEIRELEVEITEQLKKVLL; encoded by the coding sequence ATGATCAATTTCCAAGATAAAGTAAGTTTCATCTGGTCAATCGCTGAAATTTTGCGTGGCCCATTTAAACCAGAAGATTACGGTAAAGTTGTTTTACCTTTAGCGGTATTACGCCGTTTTGATTGTGTATTAGATAGCACGAAAGAGGAAGTATTAGCTTCTGCAGAAAAGTTCGCTAGTATGAATGAGGATGCACGTGAGCCGATTTTAAACCGTGTCTCAAAACAAAACTTCCACAACACAAGTAAGTATGATTTCAACAAGTTATTAAGTGATGCAGATAACATCGCAGATAACTTACGTGACTACATAAATGGCTTCTCAAGAGTGGCTCGTGACATTATGGATCACTTTGATTTTGACCGCCAAATCGATAAATTAGATCAAAATGAAATGTTGTACTTAACGATTAAACGTTTCAGTGAAATCGACTTACATCCAGAAGTTGTGTCGAATATCGATATGGGTTATGTATTTGAGGAATTAATCCGTCGTTTCAATGAAAACGCAGAAGCAGGGGATCACTATACGCCACGTGAAGTGATTCGTTTAATGACGCACTTATTATTCTTACACGACGATGCGAGCATTTTAACGAAGCAAGGCTTAACGCAAACGTTATACGACGCAGCAGCTGGTACAGGGGGCATGGGCTCTGTCGCACAGGAATATTTAGCGAGCATTAACCCATCTGCACATCTAGAGTTTTTCGGACAAGAAATTAACCCTGAATCATACGCTATATGTAAATCAGACTTACTGATTAAAGGTGAAGATGCCAAAAATATTCGTTTAGGGAATACCTTATCAAATGACCAATTCTCACGTGAGAAATACGATTATTTAATTAGTAATCCTCCGTATGGTGTTGACTGGAAATCATACCAAAAGCCGATTTTAGATGAGCATGATAAACAAGGCTTCGATGGACGTTTTGGCCCGGGTACACCTCGTTCAAGTGACGGACAGTTATTATTCTTACTGCACTTAATTTCAAAAATGAAGCCAGTAACAGCTGAAAACCCACAAGGCTCTCGTTTAGCGATTATTATGAACGGCTCACCATTATTCACAGGGGATGCAGGCTCTGGCGAAAGTGAAATCCGTAAGTATGTATTAGAAAATGACCTTGTAGAAGGTATCGTCGCAATGCCGAACGACTTGTTTTACAATACTGGCATTGCCACATACATTTGGATTTTAACGAACGATAAAGCACCACTTCGTAAAGGAAAAGTGCAGCTTGTGAATGCGGTGGAATTTTCGAAAAAGATGAAGAAAAGTATGGGCAGTAAGCGTAATGAAATTTCAGAAGAGCAATTGAACGAAATCGTACGTTTATACGGTGACTTCAAAGAAGGCGAGCACATAAAGATTTTCGATAATGAGGATTTTGGCTATGCAAAAATTAAGGTGGAACGTCCATTACGTTTAAACTTCCAAGTGTCAGAAGAGCGTATTGCACGTGTCGTAGAGGAAAAAAGTTTTTCGAACTTAGCATCATCGAAGAAAAAAGGCGATGCAGGGCTGTCAGAAATCGAAGCTGGCAAAGAACTGCAAACGAATATCATTGCGGTATTGCGAGGTTTGCAAAGTGATGAATTATTCAAGAACCGTGAAGCATTTACGAAAGTGTTAAAGGATGCACTAAAAGCAGCAAATATTACAATTGGCGCACCAGTGTTAAAAGCGATTTTAGCTGGCTTTGCTGAGAAAGACGAAACAGCAGATGTATGTATGAAAAATAAAACAGACATCGAGCCAGATAGCGATTTACGTGATACAGAAAGCGTGCCGTTAAAAGAAAGTATCCATGAATACTTTGCTCGTGCAGTATTGCCACATGTAACAGACGCATGGATTGATGAAACGAAAACAAAAGTCGGTTACGAAATCCCATTCACACGCCAATTCTACAAATATACTGCACTACGCAGTTCAGCAGAGGTTATGTATGAGATTCGTGAGTTGGAAGTGGAGATTACTGAGCAGTTGAAGAAGGTGCTTTTATGA
- a CDS encoding restriction endonuclease subunit S, with protein sequence MNWEKAKLKYLADMRSGDSITSELIEAEGDFPVYGGGALRGYTNSYTHDGDHILIGRQGANCGNVREVSGKFYASEHAVVVTRNKDVDNGWLYYLLENMNLNQYSISAAQPGLAVNVIKNLEIDVPTYEVQMKIRKYIDKKTKVFEEIIAGKYQLINLFEQQLQSIITEAVTIGLNPNVKMKDSGVEWIGEIPQHWEVNKIKYLCEITSVALKYIQYKKFPKCSLTLFSA encoded by the coding sequence ATGAATTGGGAAAAAGCAAAATTGAAGTACTTAGCTGACATGAGAAGTGGGGATAGTATTACAAGTGAATTAATAGAAGCTGAAGGTGACTTTCCTGTATACGGTGGGGGGGCACTAAGAGGATACACTAATTCGTATACACATGATGGAGATCATATTTTAATTGGTCGTCAAGGTGCAAATTGTGGAAATGTAAGAGAAGTTAGTGGAAAATTTTATGCATCTGAACATGCTGTTGTAGTGACCAGAAATAAAGATGTTGATAACGGATGGCTATACTATTTATTAGAAAATATGAATTTAAATCAATATTCAATTTCTGCTGCACAACCGGGGTTGGCAGTTAATGTTATTAAAAATTTAGAAATTGACGTTCCAACATATGAAGTACAAATGAAAATTCGAAAATATATTGATAAGAAAACTAAAGTATTCGAAGAAATTATTGCTGGAAAATATCAACTAATAAACTTATTTGAACAACAACTCCAATCAATCATTACAGAAGCGGTTACAATAGGTTTAAATCCGAATGTGAAAATGAAAGATTCAGGTGTTGAATGGATTGGTGAGATTCCTCAGCATTGGGAAGTAAATAAAATAAAATATTTATGTGAAATCACTAGTGTTGCATTAAAATATATTCAATATAAAAAGTTCCCGAAATGTTCACTAACTTTATTTTCTGCATAA